In Halorussus sp. MSC15.2, a genomic segment contains:
- a CDS encoding PPC domain-containing DNA-binding protein encodes MNYREVSGDREFVARLGHGEDWREEIESLAADEGVDAAWFVAMGAVQDATIWYYDQSELQYREVTFDEPLEVASCVGNVSWLDGDRFAHTHAVLSRKSGQTLAGHLDSATVFAGELYMRTFEDELERERDEPTDLDLWL; translated from the coding sequence ATGAACTACCGGGAGGTCTCAGGGGACCGCGAGTTCGTAGCGAGACTCGGCCACGGCGAGGACTGGCGCGAGGAGATAGAGTCTCTCGCCGCCGACGAAGGCGTGGACGCGGCGTGGTTCGTCGCGATGGGAGCGGTGCAGGACGCCACCATCTGGTACTACGACCAGTCGGAACTCCAGTACCGAGAGGTGACGTTCGACGAACCGCTCGAAGTCGCCTCCTGCGTCGGTAACGTCTCGTGGTTGGACGGCGACCGATTCGCTCACACCCACGCCGTCCTCTCGCGAAAGAGCGGCCAGACGCTCGCGGGCCATCTCGACTCGGCCACCGTCTTCGCCGGCGAACTCTACATGCGGACCTTCGAGGACGAGTTGGAGCGCGAACGCGACGAACCCACCGACCTCGACCTCTGGCTATAG
- a CDS encoding S8 family serine peptidase, with product MSGNDNSSNASRRQYIKGIGAFTSLSFAGVGTASERIREKQTPQPYNKYGQQGTSVRSSVYLKHVSELRTLRKRLKAYESTGDGNHIFTADLKRQLRSSSTGTIDITVSTCGERSEIVSRGQYGRPLHGWQPREQEIERLKAFGDIEFIPEVISTKVGLSDVAIDDLEKIAALDFVLEIGFDPELQLPDSANSNVSASGSTPSADDLKTASHSDFESVNYTISTINQVGIIGTGYSGDTDWGKNWAKSIGDANVEWNGIDTDKAKDFIGSDWKSGHSHGTDCADTVAYMLKEKDPHSNFIVPLEVYNPDTGNANASAARQAIEYALTNDIPVSSMSVETTNDVGYCTSTLCEELQSYASAGYAVACATGNDSMESEVCHPATSYYTIGVGGYSGSCSGGYNRANESNYATVLYDDTDSNYEYCSWCYDALGTSGFQPNVYSCYNFKTDDGTAKSGTSFAAPVVAAGSSLHYAEHGSISYERHLSKYNNMSDKVVCPSSASKLGNVLHVPDL from the coding sequence ATGTCTGGTAACGATAATAGCAGTAACGCAAGTCGGCGTCAGTACATCAAGGGAATTGGAGCCTTCACATCGCTGAGTTTCGCCGGAGTTGGTACTGCATCGGAGCGCATCAGGGAAAAGCAAACTCCACAACCGTATAACAAATACGGCCAGCAAGGTACTTCTGTCAGGAGTAGCGTCTACCTCAAACACGTTTCCGAGCTTCGAACGCTTCGGAAACGTCTCAAGGCCTACGAAAGCACTGGCGACGGCAATCACATCTTTACAGCAGATTTAAAACGCCAACTCCGTTCGTCCTCAACCGGAACAATCGACATTACAGTAAGTACGTGTGGTGAGCGTTCTGAAATAGTTTCACGTGGTCAGTACGGTCGTCCGCTACACGGATGGCAACCGAGGGAACAAGAGATTGAACGCCTCAAAGCTTTTGGAGATATTGAATTTATTCCGGAGGTAATTTCTACAAAGGTCGGGCTTTCAGACGTAGCTATCGACGACCTTGAGAAAATCGCGGCCCTCGATTTCGTGCTCGAAATCGGTTTTGACCCCGAACTCCAGTTACCAGATAGCGCAAACTCGAACGTGAGTGCTAGTGGCTCGACGCCTTCTGCGGATGATTTAAAGACCGCTAGCCATAGTGATTTCGAGTCAGTAAACTACACTATCTCGACCATCAATCAAGTTGGAATCATTGGTACCGGGTATAGTGGGGACACAGATTGGGGGAAAAACTGGGCAAAATCTATCGGAGACGCTAACGTTGAATGGAACGGTATCGATACTGACAAAGCCAAAGATTTCATTGGCAGTGATTGGAAAAGCGGCCATTCACACGGAACAGACTGTGCGGACACGGTCGCTTACATGCTGAAAGAGAAAGACCCGCATTCTAATTTCATCGTCCCGCTAGAAGTTTACAATCCAGACACGGGTAACGCGAATGCTAGTGCCGCTCGTCAAGCAATTGAGTACGCTCTGACGAATGATATCCCGGTAAGTAGTATGTCGGTCGAGACGACTAACGACGTCGGTTACTGCACAAGTACCCTTTGCGAGGAATTGCAATCCTACGCGAGTGCTGGATACGCTGTCGCCTGTGCAACTGGAAACGATAGTATGGAAAGCGAGGTCTGTCATCCTGCTACTTCCTACTACACTATCGGTGTCGGTGGGTACAGCGGGAGTTGTTCAGGTGGCTACAACCGAGCGAATGAATCTAATTATGCAACTGTTCTTTACGACGATACCGATAGCAACTACGAGTACTGCTCTTGGTGTTACGATGCTTTAGGTACGTCTGGCTTCCAACCGAACGTCTACAGTTGTTACAACTTCAAAACCGACGATGGAACTGCAAAATCCGGTACTTCGTTTGCGGCCCCAGTTGTCGCCGCTGGTTCTTCCCTCCATTACGCTGAACACGGAAGTATTAGCTACGAGAGGCATCTCTCGAAGTACAACAATATGAGCGACAAAGTAGTTTGCCCGAGTAGCGCCTCAAAGCTTGGTAACGTCCTTCATGTCCCTGACCTGTGA
- a CDS encoding ketopantoate reductase family protein: protein MEIVVFGAGSLGSLVGGLLAREHAVTLVGRDPHVAAVRESGLRVGGRFDFAVRPGATTDGTGLAADLAVVTVKAFDTEAAGETLATGEFDAALSLQNGMGNEETLAESLDCPVLAGTATYGAVLREPGEVECTGRGEVVLGPRTGGTAEIADAVGRAFGTAGIETTVADDMPRRLWEKLAVNAGINATTALARVENGALLDGPARDVAADAARETARVAREQGVELGDDEAVNAVERVAETTAQNTSSMYQDVLAGRRTEVGAINEYVLARARETDRTVPVNRTLTNLLRAWENGPVEHPKE, encoded by the coding sequence ATGGAAATCGTCGTGTTCGGCGCGGGAAGCCTCGGAAGCCTCGTCGGGGGCCTGCTCGCCCGCGAACACGCGGTCACGCTCGTCGGACGCGACCCCCACGTCGCGGCGGTGCGCGAGTCCGGTCTCCGCGTGGGGGGCCGGTTCGACTTCGCGGTTCGCCCCGGCGCGACCACCGACGGGACCGGTCTCGCGGCGGACCTCGCGGTGGTGACCGTCAAGGCCTTCGACACCGAGGCGGCGGGAGAGACCCTCGCGACCGGCGAGTTCGACGCCGCGCTCTCACTCCAGAACGGGATGGGCAACGAGGAGACGCTCGCCGAGTCGCTCGACTGCCCGGTCCTCGCCGGAACCGCGACCTACGGCGCGGTCCTCCGCGAACCGGGCGAAGTCGAGTGTACCGGCCGCGGCGAAGTCGTCCTCGGCCCGCGCACGGGCGGCACCGCCGAGATAGCCGACGCGGTGGGTCGGGCCTTCGGTACCGCGGGAATCGAGACCACCGTCGCCGACGACATGCCTCGCCGCCTCTGGGAGAAGTTGGCGGTCAACGCGGGCATCAACGCCACGACCGCGCTGGCCCGCGTGGAGAACGGTGCGCTCCTCGACGGTCCGGCCCGCGACGTCGCCGCGGACGCGGCCCGCGAGACGGCTCGCGTCGCACGCGAACAGGGCGTCGAACTGGGCGACGACGAAGCCGTCAACGCCGTCGAGCGCGTCGCCGAGACCACCGCCCAAAACACGTCCTCGATGTACCAAGACGTGTTGGCTGGCAGGCGGACCGAAGTCGGGGCCATCAACGAATACGTTCTCGCCCGCGCGCGCGAGACCGACCGAACGGTCCCGGTCAACCGGACGCTGACGAACCTGCTTCGGGCGTGGGAGAACGGACCCGTGGAGCACCCGAAAGAGTGA
- a CDS encoding flippase-like domain-containing protein produces the protein MNDAQLRTTILGFLGTFAILGLLSYFVGVEGLVRELRRADGEMVALLVVVTLGWLAAWGFGLRTVLDVLGVDVSFLKSFFILNGAMFSNNITPFGQAGGEPVTALLISKVADTEYERGLAAIASVDSLNFVPSIVLALGGAGFYATQTSFGRRLRLATAAIVVLSVAVPFVGFFGWRNRQALQRVIARVLAPILRFVTRVAPVDVSLKRDTLESRVGEFFDSIERVATNRRGLTLALTASTVGWVCQMVALWLAFLAIGSPIPFSVLLFVVPVGAIAGVTPLPGGAGGIEAVLVGLLSSLPGAAVGWETAFAAVIIFRGAVYWVPIAIGGTVVSVVGIDSV, from the coding sequence ATGAACGACGCGCAGTTGCGAACTACCATTCTCGGGTTTCTCGGTACGTTCGCGATTCTGGGTCTGCTCTCGTACTTCGTCGGCGTCGAGGGACTCGTCCGAGAACTCCGGCGGGCCGACGGCGAGATGGTCGCGCTCCTCGTGGTGGTCACGCTCGGTTGGCTGGCGGCGTGGGGGTTCGGTCTCCGGACGGTCCTCGACGTACTCGGCGTCGACGTGTCGTTCCTCAAGTCGTTCTTCATCCTGAACGGGGCGATGTTCTCGAACAACATCACGCCGTTCGGGCAGGCGGGCGGTGAACCCGTCACCGCACTGCTCATCTCGAAGGTGGCGGACACGGAGTACGAGCGCGGACTGGCGGCCATCGCGAGCGTGGACTCGCTCAACTTCGTCCCGTCAATCGTCCTCGCGCTGGGCGGTGCCGGGTTCTACGCGACCCAGACCTCGTTCGGTCGCCGCCTCCGACTCGCCACGGCGGCCATCGTCGTCCTCTCGGTGGCCGTCCCCTTCGTCGGGTTCTTCGGCTGGCGGAACCGGCAGGCGCTGCAGCGCGTTATCGCGCGAGTGCTCGCGCCGATACTTCGATTCGTCACCCGAGTCGCTCCCGTGGACGTGTCGCTCAAACGGGACACCCTCGAATCTCGCGTCGGCGAGTTCTTCGACTCGATAGAGCGCGTGGCGACGAACCGGCGCGGACTGACGCTCGCGCTCACCGCCTCGACGGTGGGATGGGTGTGCCAGATGGTCGCGCTCTGGCTGGCGTTCTTGGCCATCGGCTCGCCGATTCCGTTCTCCGTCCTCCTGTTCGTCGTACCGGTGGGCGCTATCGCGGGGGTCACGCCGCTCCCCGGCGGCGCGGGCGGCATCGAAGCGGTACTCGTCGGTCTGCTGTCCAGCCTCCCCGGTGCCGCGGTCGGCTGGGAGACCGCCTTCGCCGCCGTGATAATCTTCCGCGGCGCTGTCTACTGGGTACCCATCGCGATTGGCGGCACGGTCGTTAGCGTGGTCGGCATCGATTCGGTGTAG
- a CDS encoding DNA polymerase II large subunit — MREEDEDYFEDLEDDLDDAFEVARDARENSGDPKPEVEIPVAKDMADRVENILGIDGVAERVRELEGEMSREEAALELAEDFAEGRVGDYESKAGKVEGAVRTAVALLTEGVVAAPIEGIDRVEVLENDDGTEFVNVYYAGPIRSAGGTAQALSVLVADYTRALVGMAEYEARDEEVERYAEEITLYDKETGLQYSPKDKETKFIAEHIPIMLDGESTGDEEVSGFRDLERVDTNNARGGMCLVLAEGIALKAPKIQRYTRNLDEIDWPWLQDLIDGTIGEDDADGEDDEDEAAEAEDAAAEEDSDEAVEGVDGPPRVEPAKKFLRDLIAGRPVFGHPSESGGFRLRYGRARNHGFATAGVHPATMHLVDDFLATGTQIKTERPGKAAGVVPVDSIEGPTVRLANGDVRRIDDPDEALELRNGVEKILDLGEYLVNYGEFVENNHPLAPASYTFEWWVQDFEAAGADVQALRDSPSVDLSAPSPDEALEWATEYDCPLHPKYTYLWHDATVEQFEALAETVAAGDIVDGEGGDGDLVIEFTEEAVRTALECILVPHEQDEETIRIPEWRPLARSLGIDDGLEKTWDDLSPEARNWGEDEDGDNAVRAVNEVAPFEVRERAPTRVGNRMGRPEKSESRELSPAVHTLFPIGEAGGSQRDVAAAAKHAPDMESTPGLVEAQVGRRECEDCGEHTFKAKCPECGGNTFAHFECPSCGSVVELDESGRAVCDRCEVEATPVERRTIDINDEFRSALESVGERENAFDTLKGVKGLSSSYKTPEPIEKGILRAKHGVSAFKDGTVRYDMTDLPVTSVRPSELDVSADHFRSLGYEEDIYGDPLRHDDQLVELKVQDIVLSDGAAEHLLKTADFVDDLLEQYYGLDPFYEMDERDELVGELVFGMAPHTSAAVVGRIVGFTSAAVGYAHPYFHAAKRRNCDGDEDCVMLLMDGLLNFSKEFLPDKRGGQMDAPLVMSSRIDPSEIDDEAHNMDIVREYPREFYEATREMADPGEVEDVMTIAEENLGTDREYTDFHHSHDTSDIALGPDLSAYKTLGSMMDKMNAQLELARKLRSVDETDVAERVIEYHFLPDLIGNLRAFSRQETRCLDCGEKYRRMPLTGDCRKCGGKVNLTVHEGSVNKYMETAIQVAETYDCREYTKQRLELLDTKLESIFENDKNKQGSIADFM; from the coding sequence ATGCGCGAGGAGGACGAGGACTACTTCGAGGACCTCGAAGACGACTTAGACGACGCCTTCGAGGTGGCCCGCGACGCCCGCGAGAACAGCGGCGACCCCAAGCCCGAAGTCGAGATTCCGGTCGCGAAGGACATGGCCGACAGGGTCGAGAACATCCTCGGTATCGACGGCGTGGCCGAACGCGTCCGTGAACTGGAAGGCGAGATGTCCCGCGAGGAGGCCGCCCTCGAACTCGCCGAGGACTTCGCGGAGGGGCGAGTCGGCGACTACGAGAGCAAGGCCGGGAAGGTCGAAGGTGCAGTTCGGACCGCAGTCGCCCTCCTCACCGAGGGCGTGGTCGCCGCCCCTATCGAGGGCATCGACCGCGTCGAGGTGCTGGAGAACGACGACGGCACCGAGTTCGTCAACGTCTACTACGCCGGACCGATTCGGTCGGCCGGTGGGACCGCGCAGGCCCTCTCGGTCCTCGTGGCCGACTACACCCGGGCGCTCGTCGGGATGGCCGAGTACGAGGCCCGCGACGAGGAGGTCGAGCGCTACGCCGAGGAGATAACCCTCTACGACAAGGAGACCGGACTCCAGTACTCGCCCAAGGACAAGGAGACGAAGTTCATCGCCGAACACATCCCCATCATGCTCGACGGGGAATCGACCGGCGACGAGGAGGTCTCGGGCTTCCGGGACCTCGAACGGGTCGATACCAACAACGCCCGCGGCGGCATGTGTCTCGTCCTCGCGGAGGGTATCGCGCTCAAAGCCCCCAAGATTCAGCGGTATACCCGCAATCTGGACGAAATCGACTGGCCGTGGCTACAGGACCTCATCGACGGAACCATCGGCGAGGACGACGCCGACGGGGAAGACGACGAAGACGAGGCCGCCGAAGCGGAAGACGCCGCGGCCGAGGAGGACTCCGACGAGGCGGTCGAAGGTGTCGACGGCCCGCCGCGAGTCGAACCCGCCAAGAAGTTCCTCCGGGACCTCATCGCCGGCCGCCCCGTCTTCGGGCACCCCAGCGAGTCCGGGGGTTTCCGCCTGCGCTACGGTCGGGCGCGGAATCACGGCTTCGCCACGGCGGGCGTCCACCCCGCGACGATGCACCTCGTGGACGACTTCCTCGCAACCGGGACCCAGATAAAGACCGAGCGTCCGGGCAAGGCCGCGGGCGTGGTCCCCGTGGACTCCATCGAAGGGCCGACCGTCCGCCTCGCGAACGGCGACGTGCGACGCATCGACGACCCAGACGAGGCGCTGGAACTCCGGAACGGCGTCGAGAAGATTCTGGACCTCGGTGAGTATCTGGTCAACTACGGCGAGTTCGTGGAGAACAACCATCCCCTCGCGCCCGCCTCCTACACCTTCGAGTGGTGGGTGCAGGACTTCGAAGCCGCCGGTGCGGACGTGCAGGCGCTGCGCGACTCGCCCAGCGTCGACCTCTCGGCCCCGAGTCCCGACGAGGCGCTGGAGTGGGCGACCGAGTACGACTGTCCGCTCCATCCGAAGTACACGTACCTCTGGCACGACGCCACCGTCGAGCAGTTCGAGGCCCTCGCCGAGACGGTCGCGGCGGGAGACATCGTGGACGGTGAAGGCGGCGACGGCGACTTGGTCATCGAGTTCACCGAGGAAGCGGTTCGCACCGCGCTCGAATGCATCCTCGTTCCCCACGAGCAAGACGAGGAGACCATCCGAATCCCCGAGTGGCGACCGCTCGCCCGGTCGCTCGGAATCGACGACGGTCTCGAAAAGACGTGGGACGACCTCTCGCCGGAGGCCCGGAACTGGGGCGAGGACGAGGACGGCGACAACGCTGTTCGGGCGGTCAACGAGGTCGCGCCCTTCGAAGTTCGAGAGCGCGCGCCCACGCGCGTCGGCAACCGGATGGGTCGCCCGGAGAAGTCCGAGAGTCGGGAACTCTCGCCCGCGGTCCACACGCTGTTCCCCATCGGCGAGGCGGGCGGCAGTCAGCGCGACGTGGCCGCCGCCGCCAAGCACGCGCCGGACATGGAGAGTACGCCCGGTCTGGTAGAGGCGCAGGTCGGCCGCCGGGAGTGCGAGGACTGCGGCGAGCACACGTTCAAGGCCAAGTGTCCGGAGTGCGGGGGCAACACCTTCGCGCACTTCGAGTGCCCCTCCTGCGGGTCGGTGGTCGAACTCGACGAGTCCGGACGCGCGGTCTGTGACCGCTGCGAGGTGGAAGCCACGCCGGTCGAGCGCCGAACCATCGACATCAACGACGAGTTCCGGTCGGCGCTCGAATCTGTGGGCGAGCGCGAGAACGCCTTCGACACGCTCAAAGGCGTCAAAGGGCTGTCGTCGTCGTACAAGACGCCCGAACCCATCGAGAAGGGCATCCTCAGGGCGAAGCACGGCGTCTCGGCGTTCAAGGACGGGACGGTCCGCTACGACATGACCGACCTCCCCGTGACGAGCGTGCGGCCCTCGGAACTCGACGTGTCGGCCGACCACTTCCGGTCGCTGGGCTACGAGGAGGACATCTACGGCGACCCGCTCCGCCACGACGACCAACTGGTCGAACTGAAGGTGCAGGACATCGTCCTCTCGGACGGCGCGGCCGAACACCTGCTCAAGACCGCCGACTTCGTGGACGACCTGCTGGAACAGTACTACGGTCTCGACCCGTTCTACGAGATGGACGAACGGGACGAACTCGTCGGCGAACTCGTCTTCGGGATGGCACCCCACACCTCCGCGGCGGTCGTGGGCCGCATCGTCGGCTTCACGTCCGCGGCCGTCGGATACGCACATCCGTACTTCCACGCCGCGAAACGACGGAATTGTGACGGTGACGAGGACTGTGTTATGCTTCTCATGGACGGGCTTCTTAACTTCAGTAAAGAATTTTTACCCGACAAGCGTGGGGGCCAGATGGACGCGCCCCTCGTGATGTCCTCGCGCATCGACCCCTCCGAAATCGACGACGAGGCCCACAACATGGACATCGTGCGGGAGTACCCCCGCGAGTTCTACGAGGCGACCCGCGAGATGGCCGACCCCGGCGAGGTCGAGGACGTGATGACCATCGCCGAGGAGAATCTGGGCACCGACCGCGAGTACACCGACTTCCACCACAGCCACGACACCTCAGACATCGCGCTCGGGCCGGACCTCTCGGCGTACAAGACGCTCGGGTCGATGATGGACAAGATGAACGCGCAGTTGGAACTGGCCCGAAAGCTCCGGTCGGTGGACGAGACCGACGTGGCCGAGCGCGTCATCGAGTACCACTTCCTTCCCGACCTCATCGGCAACCTCCGGGCGTTCTCTCGACAGGAGACCCGGTGTCTCGACTGCGGCGAGAAGTACCGCCGAATGCCGCTCACGGGCGACTGCCGCAAGTGCGGCGGGAAGGTCAACCTCACCGTCCACGAGGGGTCGGTGAACAAGTACATGGAGACCGCGATTCAGGTGGCCGAGACGTACGACTGCCGGGAGTACACCAAGCAGCGACTCGAACTGCTGGACACGAAACTGGAGAGCATCTTCGAGAACGACAAGAACAAGCAGGGCAGCATCGCCGACTTCATGTAG
- a CDS encoding sulfatase: MTNDDAAGNVVFVVMDTVRKSHLSVYGYDRPTTPGLERFADEAAVFEQAVAPAPWTLPVHASLFTGMYPSEHGASQENPYLEGATTLAETLSGAGYETACYSSNAWITPYTHLTDGFDSQDNFFEVMPGDFLSGPLAKAWKAMNDNDSLRKVADYLVSVGNKIHEYTASGEGADSKTPQVIDRTMEFIDDADDDYFAFINLMDAHLPYHPPEEYKEEFAPGVDSSEVCQNSKEYNCGARDISDDEWEAIEGLYDAEIRHIDAELQRLFSWMRENDEWEDTMVVVCADHGELHGEHDLYGHEFCIYDPLVNVPLLVKHPEMDPGTREDQQVELVDLYHTVLDHTGVEAERSTVPLDRTRSLLDADYRDFAEGDYAFVEYYRPVVELKQLEQKASDAGIELDRDSRFYSRMRAARRPDAKYIRNERIADEFYHLDEDPEESDDAYGEGSDEEGELEGALSEFEQSVGGEWKEVEDDDVLDDMSDDAKDRLQDLGYID, translated from the coding sequence ATGACCAACGACGACGCTGCGGGGAACGTCGTGTTCGTGGTCATGGACACGGTTCGCAAGAGCCATCTCTCAGTCTATGGCTACGACCGACCGACGACGCCGGGCTTGGAGCGGTTCGCCGACGAGGCGGCCGTCTTCGAGCAGGCGGTCGCCCCCGCTCCGTGGACCCTCCCGGTCCACGCCTCGCTGTTCACGGGGATGTACCCGAGCGAACACGGTGCGAGCCAAGAGAATCCGTACCTCGAAGGTGCGACGACGCTCGCCGAGACACTCTCGGGTGCGGGTTACGAGACGGCCTGCTACTCCTCGAACGCGTGGATTACGCCCTACACGCACCTCACCGACGGCTTCGACAGTCAGGACAACTTCTTCGAGGTGATGCCCGGGGACTTCCTGTCGGGACCGCTGGCGAAGGCTTGGAAGGCGATGAACGACAACGACTCGCTCAGGAAGGTGGCCGACTACCTCGTCAGCGTCGGCAACAAGATTCACGAGTACACCGCCTCCGGGGAGGGTGCCGACTCGAAGACGCCGCAGGTCATCGACCGGACGATGGAGTTCATCGACGACGCGGACGACGATTACTTCGCGTTCATCAACTTGATGGACGCCCACCTGCCGTACCACCCGCCCGAAGAGTACAAGGAGGAGTTCGCGCCCGGCGTCGATTCCAGCGAGGTCTGCCAGAACTCCAAGGAGTACAACTGCGGTGCCCGCGACATCTCCGACGACGAGTGGGAGGCCATCGAGGGTCTCTACGACGCCGAAATTCGACACATCGACGCCGAACTCCAGCGCCTGTTTTCGTGGATGCGGGAGAACGACGAGTGGGAGGACACGATGGTCGTCGTCTGCGCCGACCACGGCGAACTCCACGGCGAACACGACCTCTACGGCCACGAGTTCTGCATCTACGACCCTCTCGTCAACGTGCCGCTGCTGGTCAAGCACCCCGAGATGGACCCCGGCACTCGCGAGGACCAGCAGGTCGAACTCGTGGACCTCTACCACACCGTGCTGGACCACACCGGCGTCGAGGCCGAACGCTCGACGGTTCCGCTCGACCGGACGCGGTCGCTCCTCGACGCCGATTACCGCGACTTTGCTGAAGGCGACTACGCCTTCGTGGAGTACTACCGGCCGGTCGTAGAACTGAAGCAGTTAGAGCAGAAGGCCAGCGACGCCGGCATCGAGTTGGACCGCGACTCCCGGTTCTACTCCCGGATGCGGGCCGCGCGCCGCCCCGACGCCAAGTACATCCGGAACGAGCGCATCGCCGACGAGTTCTACCACCTCGACGAGGACCCGGAGGAGTCGGACGACGCCTACGGCGAGGGCAGCGACGAGGAGGGCGAACTCGAAGGCGCGCTCTCGGAGTTCGAGCAGAGCGTGGGCGGCGAGTGGAAGGAAGTCGAGGACGACGACGTGCTGGACGACATGAGCGACGACGCTAAGGACCGGCTACAGGACCTCGGATACATCGACTGA